The following proteins come from a genomic window of Megalops cyprinoides isolate fMegCyp1 chromosome 6, fMegCyp1.pri, whole genome shotgun sequence:
- the LOC118778927 gene encoding olfactory receptor class A-like protein 4, whose amino-acid sequence MSEVLTVDAILFGLLVFSGILGNVLVIHVVFQTAQESASRHLPPSDAILVNLCLANLLTSLFRTVPIFVSDLGLQVTLAPGWCRLFMLLWVWWRAVGCWVTLALSAFHCITLKRQRVAIGPLAQQRERQRVWVMLGLVWGANLAFSLPALVYTTHVHGNATVELMVISCTTRPLLGCVWEFPTEEQGAAFASASLALNEVAPLVLMVGTNLVTLHALAKHIRSVTSSSEGGGAHTELDRHVASERKAGHVIMSLVTLFVVCWALQVAAVTYYNHDRGEHAEALLTVAHFSASLFVGFSPLVVALGHGKLRRKIHAMILRGIGTKKHQGASSEKKVSGTENKSQLGGKTDVIKKETAAVKGTDKIIRVGEKGAAISNG is encoded by the exons ATGTCAGAGGTCCTGACTGTGGATGCCATTCTGTTTGGGCTGTTGGTGTTCtcggggattctgggaaatgtgcTGGTCATCCATGTG GTGTTTCAGACGGCCCAGGAAAGCGCCTCCCGTCACCTACCCCCATCCGACGCGATCCTGGTCAACCTGTGCCTTGCCAACCTGCTGACCTCACTCTTCCGCACGGTGCCCATCTTCGTCTCGGACCTGGGCCTGCAGGTGACGCTGGCGCCGGGCTGGTGCCGGCTCTTCATGCTGCTGTGGGTGTGGTGGCGGGCAGTCGGGTGCTGGGTCACGCTGGCCCTCAGCGCCTTCCACTGCATCACCCTGAAGAGGCAGCGGGTGGCGATAGGCCCCCTGGCCCAGCAGCGGGAGCGGCAGCGCGTCTGGGTGATGCTGGGACTCGTGTGGGGGGCCAACCTGGCCTTCTCCCTGCCGGCGCTGGTCTACACCACGCACGTGCACGGCAACGCCACCGTGGAGCTCATGGTGATCAGCTGCACCACCCGGCCCCTGCTGGGCTGCGTGTGGGAGTTCCCCACCGAGGAGCAGGGCGCCGCCTTCGCCTCCGCCTCCCTCGCCCTCAACGAGGTGGCCCCTCTGGTGCTCATGGTGGGGACCAACCTGGTCACCCTCCACGCGCTGGCCAAGCACATCCGCTCCGTGACATCCAGCAgcgaggggggcggggcacaCACCGAGCTGGACCGGCACGTGGCCAGCGAGCGCAAGGCCGGACACGTCATCATGTCGCTGGTGACTCTCTTCGTGGTCTGCTGGGCGCTGCAGGTGGCGGCGGTGACCTACTACAACCACGACCGCGGGGAACACGCGGAGGCTCTGCTGACCGTGGCGCACTTCTCCGCCTCGCTGTTCGTGGGATTCAGCCCCCTGGTGGTGGCGTTAGGACATGGAAAACTGAGGAGGAAAATTCACGCCATGATCCTGAGGGGGATTGGCACAAAGAAGCACCAGGGAGCAAGTTCAGAGAAGAAAGTGTCAGGGACCGAGAATAAGTCACAGTTAGGTGGAAAAACAGATGTAATTAAGAAGGAGACAGCGGCTGTGAAGGGAACGGACAAGATAATAAGAGTTGGGGAGAAGGGAGCAGCAATCAGTAATGGCTAA